In the Zea mays cultivar B73 unplaced genomic scaffold, Zm-B73-REFERENCE-NAM-5.0 scaffold_301, whole genome shotgun sequence genome, one interval contains:
- the LOC118474699 gene encoding uncharacterized protein, producing the protein MEDIMSTIRILLPLRKQITGYFDKPSLSLNRDSTNEFLSTFLKTYIEDIHDFHFIDEDPIDRGESSLSLDNKNTTYYEADASDEEMDITDGIEGIIGGTNRGHNGGGDGEALFIQISRLLMKYIKYYILNITHTYDAMPWWVSGIPWWMAESILTLLSLVCIHSILQFNPLIYKGNRCDIIYKVPDITLIGITNHITKEPIKQLQWLYSLTPDNYPTKWIYRLRNLFSYDENIPYRIGFLRIKCSLGLRSIKGLVLSDSVLYQYAHLGAGLKSLIPQSRVAIFMQVATRHFDERHRKYLYGFFNILVYSGVGLVVWYYITPHLIPDLGFFRGVNLDSFKDPASVVDGYKRVSYIFTKDVVKTVLRTCRNDTFFHNLLNEESIQFFDNEIISITDLNSNRHLNLDHFEEVEANKLDLVACIAVGIMSATFIATNLLPPGTTTIVQ; encoded by the coding sequence ATGGAAGATATTATGAGCACGATTCGCATATTGTTGCCCTTGCGTAAGCAGATTACCGGATATTTTGACAAACCGAGCCTTTCTCTTAATCGAGATTCTACTAATGAGTTCTTAAGCACCTTTCTAAAAACTTACATCGAGGATATTCATGATTTCCATTTCATCGATGAAGATCCTATAGATCGGGGAGAATCCTCTTTATCATTAGACAATAAGAATACAACTTATTACGAGGCTGATGCAAGTGATGAAGAAATGGATATAACAGATGGGATAGAGGGAATCATAGGGGGTACTAATCGAGGCCACAACGGTGGTGGCGACGGTGAAGCTCTATTCATTCAAATAAGCAGGTTACTTATGAAATATATAAAGTATTATATACTCAACATAACACATACCTATGATGCCATGCCTTGGTGGGTAAGCGGGATACCATGGTGGATGGCTGAGAGTATCCTCACACTCTTATCGTTAGTATGTATACATTCTATACTTCAATTTAATCCTCTTATCTATAAGGGCAATCGATGTGATATTATTTATAAGGTGCCGGATATTACATTAATAGGAATAACCAACCATATAACAAAGGAACCAATTAAACAGCTACAATGGCTCTATTCTCTGACACCTGATAACTATCCTACTAAATGGATCTATAGACTAAGAAATCTCTTTAGTTATGATGAGAATATTCCATATAGGATAGGATTTCTAAGAATAAAGTGTTCTTTAGGCTTACGGAGTATAAAAGGCTTAGTATTAAGTGATTCTGTATTATATCAATATGCCCATTTGGGAGCTGGCCTCAAATCTCTCATTCCGCAATCTAGAGTAGCCATTTTCATGCAAGTTGCAACTCGTCATTTTGATGAAAGGCATCGTAAGTATCTCTACGGTTTCTTTAATATACTTGTGTATTCTGGCGTAGGATTAGTTGTTTGGTACTATATCACACCACACCTTATACCTGATTTAGGATTCTTCCGCGGGGTAAACCTAGATTCTTTTAAGGACCCAGCTTCGGTTGTTGATGGGTACAAGAGGGTTTCGTACATATTTACAAAAGACGTCGTTAAGACTGTGTTAAGAACTTGTCGAAATGATACTTTTTTTCACAATTTACTAAATGAGGAATCAATCCAATTTTTTGATAACGAAATTATCAGCATAACCGATTTGAATTCAAACAGACACCTTAATCTAGATCACTTCGAGGAGGTTGAAGCTAACAAGCTAGATCTAGTAGCGTGTATTGCAGTAGGTATTATGAGTGCTACCTTTATAGCTACCAATCTTCTTCCTCCTGGTACTACTACGATAGTCCAATGA